The genomic window GGTGTTCACGCCCTGTCCGCCCGCGCCCTGCGAACGGAACACGTCGCGGCGCAGGTCCGAGTCGGGAATGTGGATGTTGATTTCCTCTTCCGGCACTTCCGGCACCACGTCCACGGAGGCGAAGCTCGTCTGGCGGCGGTTGTTGGAATCGAACGGCGAGACGCGCACCAGCCGGTGCACCCCGTGCTCGGGGGCCATCATCCCGAAGGCCTTTTCGCCCCGGATGATGAATTCGATGCTCTGGTAACCGGCCTGGTCGCCCGCCACCTCGTCCAGAATGTCCACCTTGTAGCCCCGGCGCTCGGCCCAGCGCATGTACATGCGGGCGAGCATCCCCGCCCAGTCCTGCGCCTCGGTGCCGCCTGCCCCGCCCTTGACGCGCACGATGGCGGCGGTGTCGGCGTGCTTCATGGTAAAGAGCGTTTCGCGGTAGAGGTCGTCCACCCGCTTTTGCAGCCCGGCCTGCTCGTCTTCGAGCAGTTCGCGCTCCTCTTCGTCGGCGAGGTCGAGCATTTCGCTCAGGCCCTGCGCGTCGGAGGTCAGCCCGGCATATTCCTCCACGATTTTACGCACGCTGCCGGCTTCCTGCGTCACCTGCCGGGCGCGGCTCTGGTCGTTCCAGAGGTCGGGGTCGCTGAGTTCGCGGTCGAGTTCGTTCAGGCGGCGCGTTTTGCCGGGAATGTCAAAGGTACTCCCGGAGCGACGCCAGTTTTTCCAGCAGTTCTTGCATGGTGCGTGTCTCCTTTCCGCGCGGCCTGTGTTCGTAGGCGTAACCCGTTGGGCGGGGTGCGGACTGTGCCAAGCCGGCAGTATAGCGGCAAAGCGCGTCCCGAACGGTGCTTTCTGTGGGCTTTGTGGGGAGCGGGGCGGCCCGGGTCCGCGCCCTTGCTCCCGCACCACTGTCTGCGCCGCCCTTGCCCCAGGGGGGTCTGTCTGGTACCCTGACCTTTAGTGTCTCGCGCTTGGTAGGGCCGAGATGACCGGGTGGCTTTCCCGGACACGGACGTTTCTCCCCCCAGAGGCGGGCCGTCGTCGCCAGCCAAATCCCCCCTTTTACGGAGTTTCAAGGTGAAAACCTACATCCCCAAAAACGACGAGCAGAACTGGGTCGTGGTGGACGCCTCGGGCGTGCCCCTCGGCCGCCTCGCCACCCTGATCGCTTCGCGCATCCGTGGCAAGCACCGCCCCGACTTCACCCCCAACATGATCCAGGGTGACTTCGTGGTGGTCATCAACGCCGCGCAGGTGGCCCTGACCGGCAAGAAGTTGGACGACAAGGTCTATACCCGCTACACCGGCTACCAGGGTGGCCTCAAGACCGAAACCGCCCGCGAAGCGCTCAGCAAGCACCCCGAGCGCGTGATCGAGCACGCCGTGTTCGGCATGCTGCCCAAGGGCCGTCAGGGCCGTGCGATGCACACCCGCCTGAAGGTCTACGCGGGTGAAACCCACCCCCACAGCGCCCAGAAGCCGCAAGTTCTTAAGACGCAGCCGCTTGAGGTCAAATAATCATGGCGATTCAGCAACCTGAACAGTACTACGGCACCGGCCGCCGCAAGGCCGCTGTCGCCCGCGTGTTCCTGCGCCCTGGCGAAGGCAAGATCGTCGTCAACGGCAAGGAATTCCAGACCTACTTCCGCGGCCTGCTGCGCGCGGTCAACGCCCTCCAGGGCTTCCGTGAAACCGGCACCGCTGGCCGCTTCGACGCCGTCATCACCGTGACCGGCGGCGGCCCCAGCGGCCAGGCCGACGCGATCAAGCTCGGCATTGCCCGCGCCCTGCTCAAGGTCAACCCTGACTTCCGCGCCCAGATGAAGCCCAAGGGCCTGCTGACCCGCGACCCCCGCGAAGTGGAACGCAAGAAGTACGGCCTCAAGAAGGCCCGCCGCGCTCCCCAGTTCAGCAAGCGCTAAAGCAC from Deinococcus radiodurans R1 = ATCC 13939 = DSM 20539 includes these protein-coding regions:
- the prfB gene encoding peptide chain release factor 2 (programmed frameshift), with the protein product MQELLEKLASLREYLDIPGKTRRLNELDRELSDPDLWNDQSRARQVTQEAGSVRKIVEEYAGLTSDAQGLSEMLDLADEEERELLEDEQAGLQKRVDDLYRETLFTMKHADTAAIVRVKGGAGGTEAQDWAGMLARMYMRWAERRGYKVDILDEVAGDQAGYQSIEFIIRGEKAFGMMAPEHGVHRLVRVSPFDSNNRRQTSFASVDVVPEVPEEEINIHIPDSDLRRDVFRSQGAGGQGVNTTDSAVRLTHLPTGIAVACQITRSQIKNHELALQILKQRLYDIEMKKREAEELAARGQQAKVEWGSQMRSYVLDKQYIKDHRTGLMMHNPDDVLDGDLDELMWAGLEWMAGKRVAEETGDEE
- the rplM gene encoding 50S ribosomal protein L13, whose protein sequence is MKTYIPKNDEQNWVVVDASGVPLGRLATLIASRIRGKHRPDFTPNMIQGDFVVVINAAQVALTGKKLDDKVYTRYTGYQGGLKTETAREALSKHPERVIEHAVFGMLPKGRQGRAMHTRLKVYAGETHPHSAQKPQVLKTQPLEVK
- the rpsI gene encoding 30S ribosomal protein S9, whose translation is MAIQQPEQYYGTGRRKAAVARVFLRPGEGKIVVNGKEFQTYFRGLLRAVNALQGFRETGTAGRFDAVITVTGGGPSGQADAIKLGIARALLKVNPDFRAQMKPKGLLTRDPREVERKKYGLKKARRAPQFSKR